A single Pan paniscus chromosome 21, NHGRI_mPanPan1-v2.0_pri, whole genome shotgun sequence DNA region contains:
- the LOC134729689 gene encoding KN motif and ankyrin repeat domain-containing protein 1-like, with product METRRRLEQERATMQMTPGEFRRPRLASFGGMGSTSSLPSFVGSGNHNPAMHQLQNGYQGNGDYGSYAPAAPTTSSMGSSIRHSPLSSGISTPVTNVSPMHLQHIREQMAIALKRLKELEEQV from the coding sequence ATGGAGACCCGGAGAAGACTGGAACAGGAGAGAGCCACCATGCAGATGACACCGGGTGAGTTCAGAAGGCCCAGGCTGGCCAGTTTTGGAGGCATGGGCTCCACAagctccctcccttcttttgtGGGTTCTGGAAACCACAATCCTGCCATGCACCAGCTTCAGAATGGATACCAAGGTAATGGGGATTATGGTAGCTATGCCCCAGCTGCTCCCACCACTTCCTCCATGGGGAGCTCCATCCGCCACAGCCCCCTGAGCTCAGGGATCTCCACCCCAGTGACCAACGTGAGCCCCATGCACCTGCAGCACATCCGCGAGCAGATGGCCATTGCTCTGAAACGCCTGAAGGAGCTGGAGGAGCAGGTGTGA